A single Scleropages formosus chromosome 4, fSclFor1.1, whole genome shotgun sequence DNA region contains:
- the LOC108927047 gene encoding transmembrane protein 121 encodes MVPPPPTNKPHVCLSTILIMSSMALMDAYLVEQNHGPRKIGVCIMVMVGDVCFLIVLRYVAVWVGAEVRTAKRGYAMILWFLYIFVLEIKVYFIYQNYKADRKSLDTIARKALTLLLSITVPVLYVILVAIDHMEYVRAFKKKEEIRNRLFWVVVDLLDILDIQANLWEPQKKGLPLWAEGLMFFYCYILLLILPCVSLSEISMQGINIVPHKMMLYPILSLVTINIITLFIRGGNLIFYKDARVSGILMGKNVLAIILKICSFAQYRRQLQNAPPTFGAELQKNSVPHARPMPMPMPMAVPPPNQVVIQDQTPLPEVTPCEHT; translated from the coding sequence AtggtccctccccctccgaccaaCAAGCCCCACGTGTGCCTGTCCACCATTCTCATTATGAGCAGCATGGCACTGATGGATGCCTACCTGGTGGAGCAGAACCACGGCCCACGCAAGATTGGCGTCTGCATCATGGTCATGGTTGGGGACGTCTGCTTCCTCATCGTGTTGCGCTACGTGGCCGTGTGGGTGGGCGCCGAGGTGCGTACGGCTAAGCGCGGCTACGCCATGATCCTCTGGTTCCTCTACATCTTTGTGCTGGAGATCAAGGTCTACTTCATCTACCAGAACTACAAAGCTGATCGCAAGAGCCTGGACACTATTGCCCGGAAGGCCCTGACGTTGCTTCTCTCCATCACCGTACCAGTGCTCTACGTGATCCTGGTGGCTATCGACCACATGGAGTACGTGCGCGCCTtcaaaaagaaagaggagatCCGCAACCGGCTCTTCTGGGTGGTGGTGGATCTCCTGGACATCCTGGACATTCAGGCCAACCTGTGGGAGCCCCAGAAGAAAGGACTCCCGCTGTGGGCAGAGGGCCTGATGTTCTTCTACTGCTACATCCTCCTGCTGATCCTGCCCTGCGTGTCGTTGAGTGAGATTAGCATGCAAGGCATCAACATTGTACCCCACAAGATGATGCTTTACCCCATCCTCAGTCTGGTCACAATCAACATCATCACGCTCTTCATCAGAGGCGGCAACCTCATCTTCTACAAGGATGCCCGAGTGTCCGGCATCCTCATGGGGAAGAACGTCCTGGCCATAATCCTAAAGATCTGCAGCTTCGCACAGTATCGCAGGCAGCTGCAAAATGCCCCACCCACTTTTGGGGCGGAGCTACAAAAGAACTCCGTCCCCCACGCTCGGCCCATGCCCATGCCCATGCCCAtggctgtgccccccccaaacCAGGTGGTGATTCAGGACCAGACGCCCTTGCCAGAAGTGACTCCCTGCGAACACACGTGA